In Bacteroidota bacterium, the genomic stretch TGCAATTTAAATCCTTTTCACAACCCTTGATTATTTTTATTGCGCTTCCTTTTGCACTTATTGGAATGATTTGGGCTTTGGTTATTACGGGGAATTCCTTTTCATTTACTGCTTTTGTTGGCATGATTTCACTGGTAGGTATCGTAATCAACAACTCCATTATATTAGTGGATTATACTAACAGGCTCAGGTTATCGGGTAAAAGCATTTTGGAATCTTTGCAAATTGCTGGTGAAACTCGCTTTACCCCCATCATACTAACCACATTAACAACTATAGGTGGTATAGTGCCACTTACTTTAGGAGGTGGAACACTTTGGGCACCCTTGGGTTGGACAATCGTAGGAGGATTGTTGATCTCTACCTTATTAACACTTGTAATGGTACCGGTTTTGTACGCAGCTTTGATAAAAAGGAACACCTAGGATGAATATAAAAATCCGATGTTTAATAGATTTGAGACCGTAAGTTTAAGTTAAGGAAAGAACAAAAAAACTAGTTATCATCATATGAAGCAACAATGAGTTTCAATTCATCCAGTTTTTGTTGTTTTTTTATTTCTCTGGTGTCCTTGGCTGTTTTTGTGAAATAATTGTGATTACCGAGAAAACTAACCTGTATCCGATTCCACTGTTTCACATCCTGAACCATGTTATAAGCTATCAATTCTTTATACAAACCATTAGAAATAGGATCAAAATCACTACGCCCTAAATAGTCAAGATCAGAATCACATAATATTTTCGATAAAAATGATTTAGGGCTTTGGGGAATTTGTGTTGCCATAATCATTTCACAAATTTTCTCAATATCTGACGCTCTATAACCATAACCGGGAAGCATTTCACCTGCGTAGCGGCAAGATACTTCTTCATGCCCTTTATAGGTCTCTAAAAATCCAGAATCGTGGAAAACTGCTGCTGTTTGTAACAAAAGCAAATCATTTGCATTAATACCTTCGCTTTCGGATAGTCGCTTGCAGGATGCAATCACATCTATGGTATGATGAACACCATGGTAATAAAGCTCGTGGTTTAATTCCTTCTCGAGCTTATTAAGCATGTATTCTTTTACTTGGGAATATTGCATTTTTGAGGCAGCTTCTCTTTAATTGTGGCAAAGTTAGTTTATTTCACTTTGTCGTTAAAAAAATTTATCTACAGTCGTGGATATCATTAATTATCCATTATTTATCAAGAAAGAACATTTGCATCTTACCTTTTCCTTTCACTACTTTTTCATCTCTTTCGGTGAAACTAAACTTATCTTTTAGCAAATCGTGCGTTACTTTTGATACATTGATCCGCATGGGAGCTCCATTACTTTCCATTCTCGAAGCTGTATTAATTGTATCTCCAAACACATCATAAATATATTTTCGCACACCTACAATGCCTCCAACAACTTTACCGGAATGAATTCCAACACGGATTCTCCATTCAATCTGAGAACTCGTGTTTCTATTTTCTAAATATTCGACAATTTCAGTAGCAGCATTAACCATATTAAAAGCATGATTTTCATTCTTTTCAGGCATTCCACATACTGCTAAATAAGCATCACCGATTGTTTTTAAACGTTCACATTCATTCTTAACCATAATATCATCAAATGCGGTGAATATGTCATTCAATTCAGCAATTAAAAGTTTAGGCTCCAAGGTTGCAGAAACATCTGTAAACCCAACAATATCACTAAAGTACACGGTCACATTTTCAAAGCCCTCAGGTTCACTCTTGCCCTTCTCTTTTAATTCATTTACCACTTTTAAGGGTAATGTATTTAAAAGCAATTCTTCCGATTTAGCTTTTTCGGCCACAATAATTTCATTATCCCGTTTCTTACGCTGTAAGTTTCTCGACACATTAATGACCATAAATATGACTAACAGTAAAACTATGCCTGCCGATATAATTATCGCTTTCTGACGTTTATTTTCAGCTTCCTGCTTATCAATTTCAGTTTGCTGAATTATAATTTGTGCTTCTTTTTTCTCTGTTTCATATTTTGTTTGGAATTCAGCAAACTGCTTGTGTTTTTCTTCATTAAAAATGGTATCCTTTAAGCTGGTATACATTCGATAGTAGGATAATGCTTCTTTATAATCACCGAGTTTGTCGTAAACATCTGAAAGATAATTGTATGTACTCAAAATAACGGGTTTAGCCTCAATAGACTCTGCCATCTCCAAAGCTTGCTTGTAATAATCAAGTGCTTTTGGATAGTTACCCATAGCTACATATAAAAGTCCAATATTATCCAGATCCTTTGCAATTTCATCAACACGATTTAGCTTTTTGTCAATTTCCAGCACTCGCTCATAATAATGAAATGCTTTTTCATATTGTTCCCATGCTTTGTAAACTGAGGCTATATTATTTAGCAAATAAGCTACTGCCCCTTCTTGTTTCATGCGCTCAAAAATCTGCAATGATTCTTCATAATACTTAACAGCTTCATCATATTCTTTCAGTGTAAAATAAACTGAACCTATGTTGTTTAAATCACCGGCCACATTGGCTTGTAAATCTAATTTTTTATCAAGCTCCAGTGCATTATTATAATATTCAAGCGCTTTTTCGTATTGCCCCCATGTATCGTAAACCGATCCAATATTTGTTAAATAATTTGAAACTTGCCTATCATCACCTGATAATTTAACCACATTGAGTGCTTCCTGATAATAGCTGACAGATTTGTCGTATTGCCCCATGGAATAATATACCATGCCTAAATTATTTAGCTCGATTGCGATATCCTCATGCTTTTCAAGTTTCTTATCAATTTCAAGGGCACGTTTATAATAGGCTATTGCCTGATCGTATTTCCCCCATGCTTTATAAATGGCTCCAATATTATTTAAATCATTGGCAATATTTCCTTCATAATTATTTTTCTCATCAATTTCTAAAGCTATCTCGTAATATTCAAGTGCTTTGTCTAATTTGCCCAATTTTTTATAGGAAATGCCAATATTATTTAATCGACTGGATTCGCTTTCAAAATCATTTCCTTTACGATCAAATTCAACCGCTTTATTAAAGAATTCAATTGCAGTTTCATACTCACCTAAGCGGTAATAAACCGATCCTTTCCCATTATATGCTTCTGAAATACTAGCATACTCCTTTGTTGTTTTGCGGATTTCAATACACTTGTTATAGTGCGCTAATGCCTTTTCGTGATTATTATCTTCAAGATAAGCGTCACCAAGATTGTAATATGCTCGTGACTCTTCCTTGATGTTGTTATTTCGTTTGGCATAGTCCAATGCTCTTTCAGCATATGCAAAACTGAGCAGTAATGAATCAGTCAAATGCAATGTTGATAATTCATTATAAATTTCAGCTTTTTCCTTGGAATTTGCTGCTTTGAGTAGATTCTGCAAACTATCAACAGCATTCTGCCCATAACACAATGGAGTTATTAGAATGAATACCAGAAAAAAGAATACAGCACTAGAATTCCTCATTATTCGATTTATTTTTCCAAAAATAATAAAAGCAGTCTTGACAACTGCTTTTATTATTTAATTAAATCACTTATTTAAGCAATACTTTAATTATTTTCATTGA encodes the following:
- a CDS encoding phosphohydrolase, which encodes MQYSQVKEYMLNKLEKELNHELYYHGVHHTIDVIASCKRLSESEGINANDLLLLQTAAVFHDSGFLETYKGHEEVSCRYAGEMLPGYGYRASDIEKICEMIMATQIPQSPKSFLSKILCDSDLDYLGRSDFDPISNGLYKELIAYNMVQDVKQWNRIQVSFLGNHNYFTKTAKDTREIKKQQKLDELKLIVASYDDN
- a CDS encoding tetratricopeptide repeat protein — translated: MRNSSAVFFFLVFILITPLCYGQNAVDSLQNLLKAANSKEKAEIYNELSTLHLTDSLLLSFAYAERALDYAKRNNNIKEESRAYYNLGDAYLEDNNHEKALAHYNKCIEIRKTTKEYASISEAYNGKGSVYYRLGEYETAIEFFNKAVEFDRKGNDFESESSRLNNIGISYKKLGKLDKALEYYEIALEIDEKNNYEGNIANDLNNIGAIYKAWGKYDQAIAYYKRALEIDKKLEKHEDIAIELNNLGMVYYSMGQYDKSVSYYQEALNVVKLSGDDRQVSNYLTNIGSVYDTWGQYEKALEYYNNALELDKKLDLQANVAGDLNNIGSVYFTLKEYDEAVKYYEESLQIFERMKQEGAVAYLLNNIASVYKAWEQYEKAFHYYERVLEIDKKLNRVDEIAKDLDNIGLLYVAMGNYPKALDYYKQALEMAESIEAKPVILSTYNYLSDVYDKLGDYKEALSYYRMYTSLKDTIFNEEKHKQFAEFQTKYETEKKEAQIIIQQTEIDKQEAENKRQKAIIISAGIVLLLVIFMVINVSRNLQRKKRDNEIIVAEKAKSEELLLNTLPLKVVNELKEKGKSEPEGFENVTVYFSDIVGFTDVSATLEPKLLIAELNDIFTAFDDIMVKNECERLKTIGDAYLAVCGMPEKNENHAFNMVNAATEIVEYLENRNTSSQIEWRIRVGIHSGKVVGGIVGVRKYIYDVFGDTINTASRMESNGAPMRINVSKVTHDLLKDKFSFTERDEKVVKGKGKMQMFFLDK